A region from the Arachis ipaensis cultivar K30076 chromosome B01, Araip1.1, whole genome shotgun sequence genome encodes:
- the LOC107617573 gene encoding protein LOL1 isoform X3, with protein sequence MPVPLAPYPTPPAPHTPPSANGQQSQLVCSGCRNLLLYPVGASSVCCAVCNAVTAVPPPGTEMAQLICGGCHTLLMYIRGATSVQCSCCHTVNLAMEGINKHHRAEVQQLNQTIYRAKLNDTETLLSWFC encoded by the exons ATGCCAGTTCCACTTGCTCCTTATCCAACACCACCGGCTCCACATACTCCTCCATCCGCAAATG GTCAACAGAGCCAACTTGTGTGTTCTGGCTGTAGAAACCTTTTGCTCTATCCGGTTGGAGCCTCCTCTGTTTGCTGTGCTGTTTGCAATGCAGTCACCGCCGTGCCGCCTCCCG GAACGGAAATGGCCCAGTTAATCTGTGGAGGCTGCCATACATTACTAATGTACATCCGTGGCGCAACAAGTGTCCAATGCTCATGCTGTCACACTGTGAATCTAGCCATGGAAG GCATCAACAAGCATCACAGAGCAGAAGTTCAGCAACTAAATCAAACTATATATAGAGCAAAGTTAAATGATACAGAGACTCTACTATCTTGGTTTTGCTAG
- the LOC107617573 gene encoding protein LOL1 isoform X2, producing MPVPLAPYPTPPAPHTPPSANGQQSQLVCSGCRNLLLYPVGASSVCCAVCNAVTAVPPPGTEMAQLICGGCHTLLMYIRGATSVQCSCCHTVNLAMEANQVAHVNCGSCRMLLMYQYGATSVKCAVCNFVTSIGASTSITEQKFSN from the exons ATGCCAGTTCCACTTGCTCCTTATCCAACACCACCGGCTCCACATACTCCTCCATCCGCAAATG GTCAACAGAGCCAACTTGTGTGTTCTGGCTGTAGAAACCTTTTGCTCTATCCGGTTGGAGCCTCCTCTGTTTGCTGTGCTGTTTGCAATGCAGTCACCGCCGTGCCGCCTCCCG GAACGGAAATGGCCCAGTTAATCTGTGGAGGCTGCCATACATTACTAATGTACATCCGTGGCGCAACAAGTGTCCAATGCTCATGCTGTCACACTGTGAATCTAGCCATGGAAG CAAATCAGGTGGCACATGTCAATTGTGGCAGCTGCAGGATGCTACTGATGTACCAATATGGAGCAACATCTGTTAAATGTGCAGTTTGCAATTTTGTAACTTCAATTGGG GCATCAACAAGCATCACAGAGCAGAAGTTCAGCAACTAA
- the LOC107617573 gene encoding protein LOL1 isoform X1: MPVPLAPYPTPPAPHTPPSANGQQSQLVCSGCRNLLLYPVGASSVCCAVCNAVTAVPPPGTEMAQLICGGCHTLLMYIRGATSVQCSCCHTVNLAMEANQVAHVNCGSCRMLLMYQYGATSVKCAVCNFVTSIGVSSNYASTSITEQKFSN; this comes from the exons ATGCCAGTTCCACTTGCTCCTTATCCAACACCACCGGCTCCACATACTCCTCCATCCGCAAATG GTCAACAGAGCCAACTTGTGTGTTCTGGCTGTAGAAACCTTTTGCTCTATCCGGTTGGAGCCTCCTCTGTTTGCTGTGCTGTTTGCAATGCAGTCACCGCCGTGCCGCCTCCCG GAACGGAAATGGCCCAGTTAATCTGTGGAGGCTGCCATACATTACTAATGTACATCCGTGGCGCAACAAGTGTCCAATGCTCATGCTGTCACACTGTGAATCTAGCCATGGAAG CAAATCAGGTGGCACATGTCAATTGTGGCAGCTGCAGGATGCTACTGATGTACCAATATGGAGCAACATCTGTTAAATGTGCAGTTTGCAATTTTGTAACTTCAATTGGGGTCAGTTCAAATTAt GCATCAACAAGCATCACAGAGCAGAAGTTCAGCAACTAA